From a single Nitrospinaceae bacterium genomic region:
- a CDS encoding alpha-ketoacid dehydrogenase subunit beta, which translates to MPEMTFVEAINAALREEMARDKKVFIMGEDVRNTVVSPADAGLADEFGKDRVRNTPISELGFTGAGVGAAMAGYRPVLDMRRIDFIMLAVDPITNQASKLRYMLGGQVSIPIVFRTPEGGGIQNGPTHSQCLESMFLNVPGLHIVVPTSPADAKGLLKTAIRDNNPVMFVEYLELYKMKGEVPEGDVTIPFGVANVCREGSDITLIGLGSQLSRCLAAADMLAAEGISAEVMDPRTIRPLDTEGLAASVRKTGRCVVAEEGHKHGGVGAEIAASVQEVAFHSLKAPIGRVGALEVPIPVQPKLEAYVLPNAEKIADAARAALKDA; encoded by the coding sequence ATGCCTGAGATGACTTTTGTTGAAGCGATAAACGCGGCCCTCCGCGAGGAGATGGCGCGGGATAAAAAAGTATTCATCATGGGCGAGGACGTGCGGAACACCGTCGTCTCGCCCGCCGATGCGGGGCTGGCCGATGAGTTTGGCAAAGACCGGGTGCGCAACACGCCGATCAGCGAGCTTGGCTTCACCGGGGCGGGCGTGGGCGCGGCCATGGCGGGCTACCGGCCTGTCCTCGACATGCGCCGAATTGATTTCATCATGCTGGCGGTCGATCCGATCACGAACCAGGCCTCGAAGCTGCGCTACATGCTGGGCGGGCAGGTGTCGATTCCCATCGTGTTCAGGACGCCCGAGGGCGGCGGCATCCAGAACGGCCCGACGCACAGCCAGTGCCTTGAATCCATGTTCCTGAACGTGCCGGGGCTTCATATCGTGGTGCCCACCTCCCCTGCGGACGCAAAAGGGCTGCTCAAGACGGCAATACGGGACAATAACCCGGTGATGTTTGTCGAATATTTAGAGCTTTATAAGATGAAGGGTGAAGTGCCCGAGGGCGATGTGACGATTCCATTCGGGGTGGCGAATGTGTGCCGAGAGGGGTCGGACATCACCCTTATCGGGCTCGGCTCTCAATTATCGAGGTGCCTCGCTGCGGCGGACATGCTCGCAGCCGAGGGCATCAGCGCCGAGGTTATGGACCCGCGCACGATTAGACCCCTCGACACTGAGGGGCTGGCGGCATCGGTTCGGAAAACGGGGCGCTGCGTCGTCGCCGAGGAGGGCCACAAGCATGGCGGCGTGGGCGCGGAGATTGCGGCCTCGGTTCAGGAGGTGGCTTTTCATTCGCTTAAAGCGCCCATTGGCCGTGTGGGGGCACTAGAGGTGCCAATTCCCGTGCAGCCCAAGCTTGAGGCCTACGTTTTACCGAACGCCGAGAAGATTGCCGACGCAGCGAGAGCGGCGCTAAAAGACGCCTAG
- a CDS encoding fumarylacetoacetate hydrolase family protein, with the protein MKLATYRNSAPGATGNRLGAVLSNGNMLDLRLAYAGYLDREQAEGRPYVIANARVPRDMTEFLTGGERALEAARVVVNYAEEEYKSGGEPTGPAGERCALKPKNFHLCAVIPKPGKFLHTGLNSKKHVENTGNKAPENVAGAPRFNASLIGHEEQVIHPEQTQKLDYEVEVGIVIGKRCKDVKPEDAFDAIVGYTIYNDITAREVQRSAALGGVFLGKNFDTTNPIGPYLVTADEVPNPNELLVECRVNGDVRQHERLTDMIFDIPALVAFFSQMTLEPGDIISSGTFGGVAHEQEDPEPYFLKPGHVVECEVEHLGILRNPIVAP; encoded by the coding sequence ATGAAACTTGCTACTTATCGGAACTCCGCGCCTGGCGCGACTGGAAATCGTCTTGGCGCCGTTCTCTCGAACGGTAATATGCTTGACTTAAGACTCGCCTATGCAGGATATCTCGATCGCGAGCAGGCAGAGGGTCGGCCCTATGTCATTGCAAATGCTAGAGTTCCGCGGGATATGACCGAATTCCTCACCGGCGGCGAGCGTGCTTTGGAGGCCGCCCGCGTGGTCGTAAATTATGCCGAGGAAGAATACAAATCGGGCGGCGAGCCCACCGGTCCCGCCGGCGAGCGATGCGCCCTCAAGCCCAAGAATTTTCACCTCTGCGCCGTCATCCCCAAGCCCGGCAAATTTCTCCACACCGGCCTAAATTCAAAAAAACACGTTGAAAACACCGGGAATAAAGCGCCCGAGAATGTCGCTGGCGCCCCGCGTTTCAATGCCTCGCTCATCGGCCACGAGGAGCAGGTGATCCACCCCGAGCAGACGCAAAAGCTCGACTACGAGGTGGAAGTGGGCATTGTCATCGGAAAGCGCTGCAAGGATGTGAAGCCCGAGGACGCCTTTGACGCAATCGTTGGCTACACGATTTACAACGACATCACCGCCCGCGAGGTCCAGCGGTCGGCGGCGCTTGGCGGCGTTTTTCTGGGGAAAAATTTTGACACCACCAACCCGATAGGCCCCTATCTCGTCACGGCCGACGAGGTGCCAAATCCGAATGAGCTTCTGGTGGAGTGCCGGGTGAACGGCGACGTTCGCCAGCACGAGCGACTAACCGATATGATCTTCGATATCCCGGCCCTCGTTGCCTTCTTCAGTCAGATGACGCTTGAGCCCGGCGACATCATTTCATCGGGAACCTTTGGCGGCGTTGCGCACGAGCAGGAAGACCCCGAGCCCTACTTCCTCAAACCCGGCCATGTCGTCGAGTGCGAGGTGGAGCACCTGGGGATTCTGCGCAACCCCATCGTCGCGCCATAG
- a CDS encoding VOC family protein, which produces MSVQAKLDHIGLYTKDIERSMRWYYEILGFRVSDYLPPENTEEPVAPDGISWMRYSNLHHDLTFVQFPAEALAAPQTTRPDNLQQFAFHLDSEDAVEAAYKAVVDAGVTIVSSLKRGPVLGVLQFYMADPDGNKIEIFNTPDLPPRPIRSVESPGLVHVEFLSHIGIHTKDTQESIDWYEEMLGFRVSDRRGQNPLEPALMAAVPNGIAWLSNSEEHHNLVLVQLPPDEIDEPLPYGGRGTLQQIALVVESIDALLAAHEFLAAKGVKIVVPPRPQNWSGGMKFYFQDPDGVKIEISHGMKTVDLDYGFQYEIAQRIAAS; this is translated from the coding sequence ATGTCAGTTCAGGCGAAGCTTGATCATATTGGTCTTTATACAAAAGATATTGAGCGCTCTATGCGTTGGTATTACGAAATTCTCGGGTTCCGTGTGTCGGATTATCTGCCGCCTGAAAATACTGAGGAGCCTGTAGCGCCGGATGGGATCTCGTGGATGCGCTACTCGAACCTACATCATGATTTAACGTTCGTACAGTTTCCGGCCGAAGCTCTGGCGGCCCCTCAAACGACGAGGCCGGACAATCTCCAGCAGTTTGCTTTCCATCTTGATTCTGAAGATGCTGTCGAGGCGGCGTATAAGGCGGTAGTTGATGCAGGCGTCACCATCGTAAGCTCTCTCAAGCGCGGGCCGGTGTTGGGTGTACTCCAATTTTACATGGCCGACCCCGACGGCAACAAAATCGAGATTTTCAATACGCCGGATCTTCCTCCTCGTCCAATTCGTAGCGTCGAGAGTCCGGGGCTTGTCCATGTCGAATTTCTGAGCCATATCGGTATCCATACGAAAGATACGCAGGAATCCATTGATTGGTATGAAGAGATGCTCGGATTTCGGGTGTCCGACCGGCGTGGCCAGAATCCACTAGAACCCGCTCTGATGGCCGCAGTTCCCAACGGCATCGCCTGGCTCAGCAATTCCGAGGAGCATCACAATCTTGTTCTCGTCCAATTGCCGCCTGATGAGATCGACGAGCCTTTGCCCTATGGCGGTCGCGGAACACTCCAGCAGATTGCTCTCGTTGTCGAGAGCATAGATGCGCTTCTGGCGGCACATGAATTTCTAGCTGCCAAGGGCGTTAAAATCGTTGTGCCCCCGCGTCCCCAAAATTGGAGCGGCGGTATGAAGTTTTACTTCCAGGACCCGGATGGCGTGAAAATCGAAATTTCACACGGTATGAAAACCGTTGACCTTGACTATGGATTTCAATATGAGATTGCCCAGCGAATAGCGGCGTCTTGA
- a CDS encoding ABC transporter permease encodes MRAYIIRRILQSFIVFAAILIIVFSMLQITGNPAAILMPLESTQEEIAAFSKEMGFDQPLPIQFAKFIFGVDTIDRLLIGRIQNIKTPDVDIGNAERVKTLGVIRGDFGFSYRHEIPAMGLVLEHFPNTVLLAFTAVIIAILISIPAGVLSATFRNTWIDHTSSIGSMFGQSMPNFWLGLLLIMFFSVYLGWLPTSGFEAWYYIILPAVTAGLYATARITRLVRSQMLEVLEMDYVRTARSKGITEWIVIIRHALKNASIPVVTLVGLELGILLGGTVVTEAVFAWPGVGFLVVDAISNQDYPIVQAAVALLAFVFVFVNLVVDLLYAWLDPRISYS; translated from the coding sequence ATGCGAGCATATATAATTCGCCGTATTTTACAGAGCTTTATCGTTTTCGCTGCTATTTTAATCATCGTTTTCTCAATGTTACAGATAACGGGCAACCCAGCCGCAATACTGATGCCCCTTGAGTCCACCCAAGAAGAAATTGCGGCCTTCTCCAAAGAAATGGGCTTCGATCAGCCTCTCCCCATCCAATTTGCCAAGTTCATATTCGGGGTAGACACGATTGATCGCCTCTTAATCGGTAGAATTCAGAACATCAAGACACCAGATGTAGACATCGGAAATGCCGAAAGAGTGAAGACCCTGGGAGTCATACGCGGGGACTTTGGCTTCTCATATCGTCACGAGATACCCGCTATGGGCCTCGTTCTTGAGCATTTCCCAAACACTGTTCTTTTGGCTTTTACGGCAGTCATTATCGCCATATTGATATCAATACCGGCAGGTGTTCTGTCTGCGACTTTTAGAAACACATGGATAGACCACACAAGTTCTATCGGTTCGATGTTCGGTCAATCGATGCCCAATTTCTGGCTAGGTCTTTTGCTCATTATGTTTTTCTCGGTTTATCTCGGCTGGCTTCCCACCTCAGGGTTCGAAGCCTGGTATTACATCATCCTACCTGCAGTTACAGCAGGACTTTATGCTACGGCACGCATCACGCGCCTTGTACGCTCCCAGATGCTAGAAGTTCTTGAGATGGACTATGTGAGAACGGCTCGCTCTAAGGGAATCACTGAATGGATTGTCATTATCCGCCATGCATTGAAAAATGCATCTATTCCAGTGGTAACTCTCGTGGGGCTTGAACTCGGTATTCTCCTCGGTGGCACTGTCGTCACCGAAGCTGTTTTCGCATGGCCCGGCGTAGGCTTTCTGGTGGTGGACGCCATCAGCAATCAAGACTACCCCATCGTACAGGCCGCAGTGGCCCTTCTGGCGTTCGTTTTCGTATTCGTGAATTTGGTCGTGGATCTTCTCTACGCTTGGCTCGACCCACGGATATCCTACAGCTAA
- a CDS encoding ABC transporter permease produces the protein MAVEQSQTFKATAFEDEARGPSDFQLAIRELKKRPPAILGIICLLFVVLFAIVPQVFSPLDPVSQDLNRHIKPPGFIDKAGNVYHLGTDEQGRDILSRIIWGSRISLIVGIAAVFFSGIIGITIGIVAGYFGGWVDTIISRIIDTALAVPFILLAISLVAILGPSLQNIILVISLRTWIVYARVVRGEVLSIKENEFIVGAKAAGCGTLRILIVYLFPNVISTTIVIATLYLGRMIIIESALSFLGLGVPPPTPTWGGMLADGRSFLDTAWWISLFPGIVLMLTVLSVNVLGDLLRDVLDPKMKRLAD, from the coding sequence ATGGCAGTCGAACAATCCCAGACATTTAAAGCCACCGCGTTCGAGGACGAGGCCCGAGGACCATCAGACTTCCAACTTGCCATCAGGGAGTTGAAAAAACGCCCGCCCGCCATCCTAGGAATAATCTGCCTACTTTTCGTGGTTTTGTTCGCCATCGTTCCCCAGGTGTTCTCGCCACTCGACCCGGTCAGTCAGGACTTAAACCGACACATCAAACCACCTGGCTTCATCGATAAGGCTGGCAACGTCTACCACCTCGGAACCGACGAGCAGGGTCGTGACATCCTAAGCCGAATAATCTGGGGCTCCCGAATCTCGCTCATCGTTGGAATCGCCGCAGTTTTTTTCAGCGGCATAATCGGAATCACAATTGGAATTGTAGCTGGCTATTTCGGAGGCTGGGTCGACACCATCATTAGCCGAATAATAGATACGGCCCTGGCTGTGCCCTTCATTCTCTTGGCGATCAGCCTGGTCGCCATACTGGGACCAAGCCTGCAAAACATTATTCTCGTCATCTCGTTGCGGACATGGATAGTCTATGCCCGCGTGGTGCGAGGGGAGGTTTTGTCGATAAAAGAAAATGAGTTTATCGTTGGTGCAAAAGCTGCTGGCTGCGGCACGCTTCGTATCTTGATCGTCTACCTGTTCCCCAACGTCATATCCACGACTATAGTTATTGCTACGCTTTATCTTGGACGAATGATCATCATCGAGTCCGCTCTTTCTTTTCTTGGCCTGGGTGTCCCACCCCCCACCCCCACTTGGGGTGGCATGCTCGCCGATGGCCGCTCCTTTTTGGACACCGCTTGGTGGATATCCCTTTTCCCCGGCATAGTCCTGATGCTCACAGTTCTGAGCGTGAACGTGCTAGGCGATTTGCTTCGCGACGTCCTCGACCCGAAGATGAAGCGGCTGGCCGACTAA
- a CDS encoding alpha/beta hydrolase yields MARKPKALAKATWFTYFPNDYRWSAGISILCSMANTGGATMGEIDQVGRKLLKKVGDDNLWFREWTEMGDHLRDLGMAAERKKNNLSAADFHKRACMYYQLGERFRTPKDKKANAVYRKSLDCFARFMRLTDRARIEKVELPFEKGKKLPAYLVHAQNTKKAKPPVVVFFDGFDVSKEIQYVMAAEDLIRRGMSVLLVDAPGNGEAIRFRNLYLRHDHEVAGSAALNYLEKRKDVNAKQAGVMAISLGGYYAPRNASMERRFKACVAWGAQWDYQRIWKDRISAAYKTALSVPGHHLSWIFNVKTMDEALVKLEGFKLGGVVEKMRCPFLIVHGEDDQQISMSVARRLFNAAGSKDKTLKVFTGKEGGAQHCQMDNVPLGVSYISDWLREKLKA; encoded by the coding sequence ATGGCAAGAAAGCCTAAGGCATTAGCGAAAGCCACATGGTTCACTTATTTTCCCAACGACTATCGTTGGTCGGCGGGTATCAGCATTCTTTGTTCTATGGCCAACACCGGTGGAGCCACGATGGGTGAAATCGATCAGGTGGGCCGCAAGCTGTTGAAAAAAGTAGGGGATGACAATCTCTGGTTCCGCGAATGGACTGAAATGGGAGACCATCTTCGTGATTTAGGCATGGCGGCAGAGCGGAAAAAGAACAATCTAAGTGCCGCAGATTTTCATAAACGAGCGTGCATGTACTATCAGTTGGGTGAGCGCTTTCGGACGCCCAAGGATAAGAAGGCGAATGCTGTTTACCGAAAGTCCCTCGATTGTTTCGCAAGGTTTATGCGGCTCACGGATCGCGCTCGAATTGAAAAAGTTGAATTGCCCTTCGAAAAAGGTAAAAAGCTTCCGGCCTATCTGGTTCATGCCCAAAATACAAAAAAAGCAAAGCCCCCTGTCGTTGTTTTCTTTGACGGTTTCGATGTCAGCAAAGAAATACAGTATGTGATGGCGGCCGAGGACCTTATACGGCGGGGGATGAGCGTTCTACTCGTGGATGCTCCTGGTAATGGCGAGGCTATCCGTTTCCGTAATCTATATTTGCGCCACGATCACGAGGTGGCTGGTTCTGCTGCACTAAATTATCTGGAAAAGCGAAAAGATGTGAACGCCAAACAGGCAGGTGTTATGGCGATCAGCCTGGGCGGTTATTATGCTCCCCGCAATGCCAGTATGGAGAGGCGTTTCAAGGCTTGTGTCGCATGGGGTGCGCAGTGGGACTATCAAAGAATTTGGAAAGATCGCATCTCTGCGGCTTACAAAACGGCACTATCGGTTCCGGGGCATCACCTCTCCTGGATTTTCAACGTGAAAACGATGGATGAGGCTTTGGTGAAACTCGAAGGTTTCAAGTTGGGTGGGGTGGTGGAGAAAATGCGCTGCCCGTTCCTGATTGTTCATGGTGAGGATGATCAGCAAATTTCCATGAGCGTTGCCCGTAGACTCTTCAACGCAGCGGGTTCCAAGGATAAGACCCTCAAAGTGTTCACCGGAAAAGAGGGTGGCGCGCAGCATTGCCAGATGGACAATGTGCCTCTCGGAGTCTCTTATATTTCGGACTGGCTAAGGGAGAAGCTTAAAGCTTAG
- a CDS encoding alpha/beta hydrolase — MSDAPASNTWFTYFPEDYRWSAALCGMLSGARFGATEIGELDQVGRRLSKKLGDDNHWFREWVRMADHVRGLGLAAERKKQSLSACSHYLRACNYYQMAERFRTPKDKLAIDAFKKGVNCFHRFTRLTDRPKIEIVEVSFEGRKKLPGYFVHAQNTKKAKPPVVVFFDGLDVTKELQYMRGVEDITRRGMSVLIMDGPGTGEAIRMRKIYLRHDYEAAGSAALDYLETRKDVNAKKVGVMAISLGGYYAPRMASMDRRFKACLAWGAIWDYHATWKKRIDQAFKTELSVPGHHIQWILNAKTMDDALAKLDGFRLDGVVQKMRCPFLLVHGEGDKQIPMKDARALYNAVGSKDKTMKVFTVKEGGSQHCQRDNLSIGTAYMFDWLKEKLGA; from the coding sequence ATGTCGGATGCACCTGCGAGTAATACTTGGTTTACCTATTTTCCTGAAGATTATCGTTGGTCGGCTGCTTTATGCGGAATGCTTTCGGGCGCCCGATTCGGGGCCACGGAGATTGGCGAGCTCGACCAGGTGGGACGTCGGCTATCTAAAAAACTTGGGGACGATAACCACTGGTTTCGCGAATGGGTTCGGATGGCTGATCATGTCCGAGGCCTCGGCCTTGCGGCGGAGAGAAAAAAACAAAGCCTCTCGGCTTGCTCTCACTACCTTCGGGCTTGTAATTACTACCAGATGGCCGAACGTTTTAGAACGCCTAAGGATAAGCTGGCCATCGATGCATTTAAGAAGGGGGTAAATTGTTTTCATCGTTTCACGCGCCTCACGGACAGACCGAAAATTGAAATAGTCGAAGTTTCTTTTGAGGGTCGTAAAAAGCTTCCTGGATATTTTGTTCACGCTCAGAATACGAAAAAGGCGAAGCCCCCGGTTGTTGTGTTTTTCGACGGCCTCGATGTCACCAAGGAGCTTCAGTACATGCGTGGGGTGGAGGACATCACCCGCCGCGGGATGAGTGTCCTCATAATGGATGGGCCTGGAACGGGCGAGGCTATTCGGATGCGCAAAATCTACTTACGCCATGATTACGAAGCTGCCGGTTCCGCCGCTTTAGATTATCTTGAGACGCGCAAGGACGTGAACGCGAAAAAAGTGGGTGTTATGGCCATCAGCCTTGGGGGCTACTATGCACCCCGAATGGCCAGCATGGATCGGCGCTTCAAGGCTTGCCTGGCCTGGGGTGCGATTTGGGACTATCACGCCACGTGGAAAAAGCGTATTGACCAGGCCTTCAAAACAGAGCTTTCCGTGCCAGGCCATCACATTCAATGGATTCTAAATGCCAAAACCATGGATGATGCTCTCGCAAAGCTTGACGGCTTTCGTCTCGATGGCGTTGTGCAGAAAATGCGCTGTCCCTTCCTTCTCGTTCATGGAGAGGGCGACAAGCAAATCCCAATGAAGGATGCCCGTGCGCTCTATAACGCGGTTGGCTCGAAGGACAAAACCATGAAGGTGTTCACCGTGAAAGAGGGTGGCTCGCAGCATTGCCAACGAGACAATCTGTCGATAGGTACGGCCTACATGTTCGACTGGCTAAAAGAAAAACTCGGCGCCTGA
- a CDS encoding M20/M25/M40 family metallo-hydrolase: MNKPDAMKPIFQYIDDHTDQIVADLQELCRQKSISTTHIGIEEMSQLIEERLRRTGLDAKKHKTEGHPIITGHITGSGAKTLLFYNHYDVQPPDPVSEWASPPFDANVVDGHVIARGATDNKGNIISRLAAFEAFLAIRGELPCSVKYIIEGEEEIGSTSLLPFINENKNTLAADGCIWEDTFRENEPVLSLGNKGLCYLELSCRTANVDFHSSHAQIYENAAWRLNWALSTMKGEDEKVLVEGFYDDVVPLTEKEEELVRRMKPYDGKERKKKFELRQFALNLPDEDLPRRHLTNPSFNIAGMDAGYTGEGVKTIVSGRARAKLDCRLVVDQDPEKIRDCVRRHLDRHDFEDIEVELLFKSLPAKSDPESLVVEACESASQWVYNTAPTINPFGSGSTPTWMVIRTLGIPLVGTGVGYISARTHSANENLKIEHLIDGAKYMASICESFGSS; encoded by the coding sequence GTGAACAAACCTGATGCCATGAAACCTATCTTCCAATACATTGACGACCACACCGATCAGATCGTCGCAGATCTTCAAGAGCTCTGCCGCCAGAAAAGCATTTCCACTACCCATATCGGAATCGAGGAAATGTCACAGCTTATCGAGGAGCGTCTTAGGCGAACTGGTCTCGATGCAAAAAAACATAAAACTGAAGGGCATCCCATCATAACAGGACACATCACTGGCTCGGGGGCAAAGACTCTTCTTTTCTACAATCACTACGACGTACAACCCCCCGATCCGGTAAGCGAATGGGCAAGCCCCCCCTTTGATGCAAACGTGGTCGACGGTCATGTCATCGCGCGCGGTGCAACTGACAACAAAGGCAACATCATCAGCCGACTTGCCGCCTTCGAAGCCTTTTTAGCAATACGGGGGGAGCTACCCTGCTCAGTTAAATACATCATCGAAGGAGAAGAAGAGATAGGCAGTACTTCACTCCTGCCCTTCATTAACGAGAACAAGAACACCCTCGCCGCGGACGGGTGCATCTGGGAGGACACCTTCCGGGAGAATGAACCCGTCCTCTCGCTGGGAAACAAGGGACTTTGCTACCTTGAGCTATCCTGTCGAACGGCGAATGTCGATTTCCACAGTAGCCACGCCCAGATTTATGAGAACGCCGCCTGGCGGCTCAACTGGGCGCTCTCCACCATGAAGGGAGAGGATGAAAAAGTACTCGTCGAGGGATTTTACGACGATGTCGTCCCGCTCACCGAAAAAGAAGAAGAGCTTGTCCGCCGCATGAAGCCCTACGACGGAAAAGAGCGGAAGAAGAAATTCGAACTCCGGCAGTTCGCCCTCAACCTGCCCGATGAAGATCTCCCCCGACGTCATCTAACGAATCCCTCATTCAACATTGCGGGAATGGACGCTGGCTACACCGGCGAGGGGGTCAAGACCATCGTTTCGGGTCGAGCACGCGCGAAACTCGATTGTCGACTAGTGGTGGATCAAGACCCCGAAAAGATCCGCGATTGCGTCCGTCGCCACCTGGATCGCCACGACTTCGAGGACATCGAAGTCGAACTTCTTTTCAAATCCCTTCCTGCGAAAAGTGACCCCGAAAGCCTGGTCGTGGAGGCATGCGAATCGGCATCGCAATGGGTTTACAATACCGCTCCTACGATCAACCCATTTGGAAGCGGTAGTACACCTACCTGGATGGTCATACGAACGCTCGGGATTCCCCTCGTAGGCACAGGAGTTGGATACATTTCTGCCAGAACACACAGCGCCAATGAAAATTTAAAGATTGAACACTTGATTGACGGGGCCAAATACATGGCCTCAATC